The following coding sequences are from one Salvia hispanica cultivar TCC Black 2014 chromosome 3, UniMelb_Shisp_WGS_1.0, whole genome shotgun sequence window:
- the LOC125211086 gene encoding spermatogenesis-associated protein 20-like isoform X2 has product MLKRLLYPSRFVFHYKPTYNSAQKLNNSQSFPFSWPLSVVSCRPINFSRVPAMADGGSPQTASPNPQKHTNRLAEEHSPYLLQHAHNPVDWYPWGEEAFAEARKRDIPIFLSIGYSTCHWCHVMEVESFEDEEVAKLLNDWFVSIKVDREERPDVDKVYMTYVQALYGGGGWPLSVFLSPDLKPLMGGTYFPPDDKYGRPGFKSILRKVKEAWDTKKEILVKSGVFAMEQLSEALAAVAKSEKLPDGLPERAVQKCAEQLADSYDSKFGGFGSAPKFPRPVEIQLMLYHKKKLKDNQMQGEAKHDLSMVALTLQSMARGGIHDHVGGGFHRYSVDECWHVPHFEKMLYDQGQLVNAYLDVFSLTKDVFYSSTSRDILDYLRREMIGPSGEIFSAEDADSAEFEGASRKKEGAFYVWTSQEIDDILGEHAPLFKEHYYIKSSGNCDLSRMSDPHDEFKGKNVLIERNSTSEMASKSGKPLEEYLKILGTCRNKLYDVRSKRPKPSLDNKVIVSWNGLAISAFARASKILKDEPEGTQYHFPIVGTNPRVYMEVAEKAAAFIRRNLYDEQTRRLQHSFRNDIYEFGGSTNWLAWAIELQQTQDKLFLDEEGGGYFNTPGEDPSVLLRVKEDHDGAEPSGNSVAVINLVRLASLVAPASDRYRRNAQVLLAVFEKRLRETAMAMPLMCCGADLLGAPSRKQVVIVGDKASEEFDKMLAAAHSSYNPNKTVIHIDTRDAEEIGFWEENNEKIAGMGKSNSAADKVVALVCQNFTCSPPVHDPSLLISLLD; this is encoded by the exons ATGCTCAAGAGACTTCTCTATCCAAGCCGCTTCGTTTTTCATTACAAACCCACCTATAATTCGGCCCAAAAACTCAATAATTCGCaatcttttcccttttcttggCCGTTATCTGTAGTTTCTTGCCGGCCCATCAACTTCTCTAGAGTTCCAGCCATGGCGGACGGCGGGTCCCCTCAAACGGCGTCGCCGAATCCCCAAAAGCACACTAATCGGCTTGCAGAGGAGCACAGTCCTTACCTTCTTCAGCATGCCCATAATCCC GTTGATTGGTATCCATGGGGTGAGGAGGCGTTTGCAGAAGCTCGTAAAAGAGACATCCCTATCTTCTTGTCAA TTGGTTACAGCACTTGCCATTG gTGCCATGTCATGGAAGTTGAATCATTTGAGGATGAAGAGGTGGCCAAATTGCTTAATGATTGGTTTGTCAGTATCAAG GTGGATCGCGAGGAAAGGCCAGATGTTGATAAG GTATATATGACGTATGTACAAGCGTTgtatggtggtggtggttggCCGTTAAGCGTCTTCCTTTCACCTGACCTAAAGCCTTTAATGGGTGGCACGTATTTCCCCCCGGACGATAAGTATGGAAGGCCCGGTTTCAAAAGTATACTTAG GAAGGTTAAAGAGGCATGGGACACTAAGAAGGAAATCTTGGTCAAAAGTGGGGTATTTGCAATGGAACAGCTCTCAGAAGCATTAGCTGCAGTTGCGAAATCAGAAAAGCTTCCCGACGGGCTTCCAGAGAGGGCAGTCCAGAAATGTGCTGAACAG CTTGCGGATAGTTATGATTCCAAGTTTGGTGGATTTGGCTCTGCTCCGAAATTCCCAAGACCTGTTGAAATCCAGCTAATGCTTTATCATAAAAAGAAGTTAAAGGATAACCAAATGCAGGGTGAAGCAAAGCATGACCTGAGTATGGTGGCACTGACCCTGCAGAGCATGGCAAGGGGTGGTATCCACGATCACGTTGGAGGTGGTTTTCACAGATATAGTGTTGATGAATGCTGGCACG TACCTCATTTTGAGAAGATGCTCTATGATCAAGGGCAACTTGTTAACGCGTACCTAGATGTTTTCTCGCTAACGAAAGATGTGTTCTATTCAAGCACGTCAAGGGACATTCTTGATTACTTGCGAAGAGAGATGATTGGCCCCAGTGGGGAGATATTTTCTGCTGAGGATGCAGATAGTGCCGAATTTGAAGGTGCCTCGAGGAAGAAGGAAGGTGCCTTCTATGTCTGGACCAGCCAAGAG ATTGACGACATACTTGGAGAGCATGCCCCCCTCTTTAAAGAGCACTACTACATTAAATCGTCTGGCAATTGCGATCTATCAAGAATGAGTGACCCTCACGATGAGTTCAAGGGCAAGAACGTGCTTATAGAGCGAAACAGTACTTCTGAGATGGCATCAAAATCTGGCAAGCCACTGGAGGAGTACCTAAAGATCTTGGGTACATGTCGAAATAAGCTTTATGACGTCCGGTCGAAACGCCCCAAGCCATCTTTGGACAATAAG GTCATCGTGTCGTGGAACGGACTGGCAATTTCTGCATTTGCTAGAGCATCAAAAATCCTAAAGGACGAACCAGAAGGAACACAATACCACTTTCCTATTGTTGGAACTAAT CCGAGGGTGTATATGGAAGTTGCTGAGAAGGCAGCAGCTTTTATCCGGAGGAATCTTTATGACGAGCAGACGAGAAGACTGCAACATAGTTTTCGAAATG ATATATATGAATTCGGGGGTTCAACAAATTGGCTAGCTTGGGCTATTGAACTTCAGCAAACGCAG GACAAGCTGTTTCTTGATGAGGAGGGCGGAGGATATTTCAATACTCCCGGGGAGGATCCCTCAGTCCTCCTCCGAGTGAAAGAGGACCATGATGGTGCAGAACCATCGGGGAACTCCGTTGCagtaatcaatttagtgaGACTGGCGTCTCTGGTAGCTCCAGCTTCTGATCGTTACAGGCGAAATGCACAAGTTCTGTTG GCTGTGTTTGAGAAGAGGTTGAGAGAAACAGCAATGGCCATGCCTCTCATGTGCTGCGGTGCAGATCTGCTCGGTGCCCCTTCGAGAAAGCAAGTGGTCATAGTCGGAGACAAGGCTTCTGAAGAATTCGACAAAATGTTAGCTGCTGCGCACTCATCATATAATCCCAATAAAACG GTGATTCATATAGACACTAGAGATGCGGAGGAAATAGGCTTCTGGGAGGAAAACAATGAGAAGATTGCTGGTATGGGCAAGAGCAACTCTGCAGCAGACAAGGTGGTCGCGCTCGTCTGCCAGAATTTTACGTGCAGTCCTCCGGTGCACGACCCAAGTTTGCTGATTTCTCTGCTGGACTAA
- the LOC125211086 gene encoding spermatogenesis-associated protein 20-like isoform X1 produces MLKRLLYPSRFVFHYKPTYNSAQKLNNSQSFPFSWPLSVVSCRPINFSRVPAMADGGSPQTASPNPQKHTNRLAEEHSPYLLQHAHNPVDWYPWGEEAFAEARKRDIPIFLSIGYSTCHWCHVMEVESFEDEEVAKLLNDWFVSIKVDREERPDVDKVYMTYVQALYGGGGWPLSVFLSPDLKPLMGGTYFPPDDKYGRPGFKSILRKVKEAWDTKKEILVKSGVFAMEQLSEALAAVAKSEKLPDGLPERAVQKCAEQLADSYDSKFGGFGSAPKFPRPVEIQLMLYHKKKLKDNQMQGEAKHDLSMVALTLQSMARGGIHDHVGGGFHRYSVDECWHVPHFEKMLYDQGQLVNAYLDVFSLTKDVFYSSTSRDILDYLRREMIGPSGEIFSAEDADSAEFEGASRKKEGAFYVWTSQEIDDILGEHAPLFKEHYYIKSSGNCDLSRMSDPHDEFKGKNVLIERNSTSEMASKSGKPLEEYLKILGTCRNKLYDVRSKRPKPSLDNKVIVSWNGLAISAFARASKILKDEPEGTQYHFPIVGTNPRVYMEVAEKAAAFIRRNLYDEQTRRLQHSFRNGPSKAPGFLDDYAFLISALIDIYEFGGSTNWLAWAIELQQTQDKLFLDEEGGGYFNTPGEDPSVLLRVKEDHDGAEPSGNSVAVINLVRLASLVAPASDRYRRNAQVLLAVFEKRLRETAMAMPLMCCGADLLGAPSRKQVVIVGDKASEEFDKMLAAAHSSYNPNKTVIHIDTRDAEEIGFWEENNEKIAGMGKSNSAADKVVALVCQNFTCSPPVHDPSLLISLLD; encoded by the exons ATGCTCAAGAGACTTCTCTATCCAAGCCGCTTCGTTTTTCATTACAAACCCACCTATAATTCGGCCCAAAAACTCAATAATTCGCaatcttttcccttttcttggCCGTTATCTGTAGTTTCTTGCCGGCCCATCAACTTCTCTAGAGTTCCAGCCATGGCGGACGGCGGGTCCCCTCAAACGGCGTCGCCGAATCCCCAAAAGCACACTAATCGGCTTGCAGAGGAGCACAGTCCTTACCTTCTTCAGCATGCCCATAATCCC GTTGATTGGTATCCATGGGGTGAGGAGGCGTTTGCAGAAGCTCGTAAAAGAGACATCCCTATCTTCTTGTCAA TTGGTTACAGCACTTGCCATTG gTGCCATGTCATGGAAGTTGAATCATTTGAGGATGAAGAGGTGGCCAAATTGCTTAATGATTGGTTTGTCAGTATCAAG GTGGATCGCGAGGAAAGGCCAGATGTTGATAAG GTATATATGACGTATGTACAAGCGTTgtatggtggtggtggttggCCGTTAAGCGTCTTCCTTTCACCTGACCTAAAGCCTTTAATGGGTGGCACGTATTTCCCCCCGGACGATAAGTATGGAAGGCCCGGTTTCAAAAGTATACTTAG GAAGGTTAAAGAGGCATGGGACACTAAGAAGGAAATCTTGGTCAAAAGTGGGGTATTTGCAATGGAACAGCTCTCAGAAGCATTAGCTGCAGTTGCGAAATCAGAAAAGCTTCCCGACGGGCTTCCAGAGAGGGCAGTCCAGAAATGTGCTGAACAG CTTGCGGATAGTTATGATTCCAAGTTTGGTGGATTTGGCTCTGCTCCGAAATTCCCAAGACCTGTTGAAATCCAGCTAATGCTTTATCATAAAAAGAAGTTAAAGGATAACCAAATGCAGGGTGAAGCAAAGCATGACCTGAGTATGGTGGCACTGACCCTGCAGAGCATGGCAAGGGGTGGTATCCACGATCACGTTGGAGGTGGTTTTCACAGATATAGTGTTGATGAATGCTGGCACG TACCTCATTTTGAGAAGATGCTCTATGATCAAGGGCAACTTGTTAACGCGTACCTAGATGTTTTCTCGCTAACGAAAGATGTGTTCTATTCAAGCACGTCAAGGGACATTCTTGATTACTTGCGAAGAGAGATGATTGGCCCCAGTGGGGAGATATTTTCTGCTGAGGATGCAGATAGTGCCGAATTTGAAGGTGCCTCGAGGAAGAAGGAAGGTGCCTTCTATGTCTGGACCAGCCAAGAG ATTGACGACATACTTGGAGAGCATGCCCCCCTCTTTAAAGAGCACTACTACATTAAATCGTCTGGCAATTGCGATCTATCAAGAATGAGTGACCCTCACGATGAGTTCAAGGGCAAGAACGTGCTTATAGAGCGAAACAGTACTTCTGAGATGGCATCAAAATCTGGCAAGCCACTGGAGGAGTACCTAAAGATCTTGGGTACATGTCGAAATAAGCTTTATGACGTCCGGTCGAAACGCCCCAAGCCATCTTTGGACAATAAG GTCATCGTGTCGTGGAACGGACTGGCAATTTCTGCATTTGCTAGAGCATCAAAAATCCTAAAGGACGAACCAGAAGGAACACAATACCACTTTCCTATTGTTGGAACTAAT CCGAGGGTGTATATGGAAGTTGCTGAGAAGGCAGCAGCTTTTATCCGGAGGAATCTTTATGACGAGCAGACGAGAAGACTGCAACATAGTTTTCGAAATGGTCCGTCCAAGGCACCTGGATTTTTAGATGATTATGCCTTTCTGATATCTGCTCTGATAGATATATATGAATTCGGGGGTTCAACAAATTGGCTAGCTTGGGCTATTGAACTTCAGCAAACGCAG GACAAGCTGTTTCTTGATGAGGAGGGCGGAGGATATTTCAATACTCCCGGGGAGGATCCCTCAGTCCTCCTCCGAGTGAAAGAGGACCATGATGGTGCAGAACCATCGGGGAACTCCGTTGCagtaatcaatttagtgaGACTGGCGTCTCTGGTAGCTCCAGCTTCTGATCGTTACAGGCGAAATGCACAAGTTCTGTTG GCTGTGTTTGAGAAGAGGTTGAGAGAAACAGCAATGGCCATGCCTCTCATGTGCTGCGGTGCAGATCTGCTCGGTGCCCCTTCGAGAAAGCAAGTGGTCATAGTCGGAGACAAGGCTTCTGAAGAATTCGACAAAATGTTAGCTGCTGCGCACTCATCATATAATCCCAATAAAACG GTGATTCATATAGACACTAGAGATGCGGAGGAAATAGGCTTCTGGGAGGAAAACAATGAGAAGATTGCTGGTATGGGCAAGAGCAACTCTGCAGCAGACAAGGTGGTCGCGCTCGTCTGCCAGAATTTTACGTGCAGTCCTCCGGTGCACGACCCAAGTTTGCTGATTTCTCTGCTGGACTAA